The Roseococcus microcysteis genome contains a region encoding:
- a CDS encoding cyclase family protein, producing the protein MRSISRRALFGACMACGAAHAGLTATPAQAQGAWSPPASAQRCPSRWGANDRRGSMNHMTPERMRDAAGMIREGRKIEIGHMLTQSMPFFGTRRFDVHLKQQFMNPQANRRGSNEEIVITELAQVGTQLDAFPHQTIGDETYNCVNVPGISSRGGFTEMGVETVGTIMTRGVVMDIAGLKGTETLPIDYEITPQDLQQALDRQRVELREGDAMLINTGWAALWGRDNARYVSGCPGLGVAAAEWLIERGPLLLGADNWPVEVAPSRTMPHASLPVHQIALVLHGVHLLENMKLDELVAAGRSEFCFVMQPLRARGFTGSTVAPAAMF; encoded by the coding sequence ATGCGGAGTATTTCCCGGCGGGCGCTGTTCGGCGCCTGCATGGCCTGCGGTGCCGCCCATGCCGGGCTGACCGCCACGCCGGCCCAGGCGCAAGGGGCGTGGTCGCCGCCCGCCTCGGCGCAGCGCTGCCCCTCGCGCTGGGGCGCCAATGACCGCCGCGGCTCGATGAACCACATGACGCCGGAGCGCATGCGCGACGCGGCCGGCATGATCCGCGAGGGCCGCAAGATCGAGATCGGGCACATGCTGACGCAGTCCATGCCCTTCTTCGGCACGCGGCGCTTCGACGTGCACCTCAAGCAGCAATTCATGAACCCGCAGGCCAACCGCCGCGGCTCCAACGAGGAGATCGTGATCACGGAGCTGGCGCAGGTGGGCACGCAGCTCGACGCCTTCCCGCACCAGACCATCGGCGACGAGACCTACAACTGCGTGAACGTGCCCGGCATCAGCAGCCGCGGCGGCTTCACCGAGATGGGTGTGGAGACGGTCGGCACCATCATGACCCGCGGCGTGGTCATGGACATCGCGGGGCTGAAGGGCACCGAGACGCTGCCCATAGATTACGAGATCACGCCGCAGGACCTCCAGCAGGCGCTCGACCGCCAGCGCGTGGAGCTGCGCGAGGGCGATGCCATGCTCATCAACACCGGATGGGCCGCGCTGTGGGGGCGGGACAATGCGCGCTATGTCTCGGGCTGCCCGGGCCTCGGCGTCGCCGCCGCCGAATGGCTGATCGAGCGCGGGCCGCTGCTGCTGGGCGCCGACAATTGGCCGGTGGAGGTGGCGCCGTCCCGCACCATGCCCCATGCCTCGCTGCCGGTGCACCAGATCGCGCTGGTGCTGCATGGCGTGCACCTGCTGGAGAACATGAAGCTGGACGAGCTGGTGGCGGCGGGGCGCAGCGAATTCTGCTTCGTGATGCAGCCGCTGCGCGCGCGCGGCTTCACCGGCAGCACGGTCGCGCCAGCGGCGATGTTTTAG
- a CDS encoding CBS domain-containing protein yields MPSKMTARDLMTPDVVTVPPETPVVAMAKLMADRGISAVPVLAADGALLGLVTEADLIRRLADEDVEHRPSWFASMFSSPGSQADRYARTHGAVARDVMTANVVAVGLDETAAHIAALMEEKKIRRVLVVEGGKLRGIVSRADLLRALVTPMEAGEAMSDDRIRRAVLAAMKREPWANSFYLLADVQDGIVTFHGFMRDAGVARGLRVLAEGVPGVKGVKDETQPLPAYM; encoded by the coding sequence ATGCCCAGCAAAATGACCGCGCGCGACCTGATGACCCCCGACGTCGTCACCGTGCCGCCCGAGACCCCCGTCGTCGCCATGGCGAAGCTGATGGCCGACCGCGGCATCAGCGCCGTGCCCGTGCTGGCCGCCGATGGCGCGCTGCTGGGCCTCGTCACCGAGGCCGACCTGATCCGCCGCCTGGCCGATGAGGATGTGGAGCACCGGCCGAGCTGGTTCGCTTCCATGTTCAGCAGCCCCGGCAGCCAGGCCGACCGCTACGCCCGCACCCATGGCGCCGTGGCGCGCGACGTGATGACGGCCAATGTCGTGGCCGTGGGCCTGGACGAGACCGCCGCGCACATCGCGGCCCTGATGGAGGAGAAGAAGATCCGGCGCGTGCTGGTGGTGGAAGGCGGCAAGCTGCGTGGCATCGTCAGCCGGGCGGACCTGCTGCGCGCCCTCGTCACGCCCATGGAAGCGGGCGAGGCGATGAGCGACGACCGCATCCGCCGCGCCGTGCTGGCCGCCATGAAGCGCGAGCCCTGGGCCAACAGCTTTTATCTGTTGGCGGACGTGCAGGACGGCATCGTGACCTTCCACGGCTTCATGCGAGATGCCGGCGTGGCGCGCGGCCTGCGCGTGCTGGCCGAGGGCGTGCCGGGCGTGAAGGGCGTGAAGGACGAGACGCAGCCGCTGCCCGCCTATATGTAG
- a CDS encoding TIM44-like domain-containing protein: protein MRRPATIMTALAVAAFVLAPALAEAQRARGGFGGSRGARTYQAPPPTNTAPQAAQPMQRTQQPPMAPGANTAARPGAPAAGAAAAGAARPGFFARNPFMGGMMLGLFGAGIFGLLAGSGFFSGLGSLAGILGFMLQLALIAGVVMLVMAFLRRRQQPQPAGMARDMHGGGNPPPGPGNLGNLSGRGTMGAGMGLGARPAPEAPVQVGPADYEAFERLLAQVNDAWTREDMAALGRVATPEVVQYFRDDLADLAARGLKNETTDTKLEQGDLAEAWREGAREYATVAMRYSMIEVTREIASGRVVEGSATERGMGTEIWTFVRVQGGPWTLSAIQPAG, encoded by the coding sequence ATGCGCCGTCCCGCCACGATCATGACCGCGCTCGCGGTTGCCGCCTTCGTCCTCGCCCCCGCCTTGGCGGAAGCCCAGCGCGCGCGCGGCGGCTTCGGCGGCAGCCGGGGGGCGCGCACCTACCAGGCGCCCCCTCCGACCAACACCGCGCCGCAGGCCGCGCAGCCCATGCAGCGCACCCAGCAGCCGCCCATGGCGCCGGGGGCCAACACGGCCGCCCGTCCCGGCGCGCCCGCGGCGGGCGCGGCGGCGGCCGGTGCCGCCCGTCCCGGCTTCTTCGCCCGCAACCCCTTCATGGGCGGGATGATGCTGGGCCTGTTCGGCGCGGGCATCTTCGGCCTGCTGGCGGGTTCGGGCTTCTTCTCCGGCCTGGGCAGCCTCGCCGGCATCCTGGGCTTCATGCTGCAGCTGGCGCTGATCGCCGGCGTGGTCATGCTGGTGATGGCCTTCCTGCGCCGGCGCCAGCAGCCGCAGCCCGCGGGCATGGCGCGTGACATGCACGGCGGCGGCAACCCCCCGCCCGGCCCCGGCAACCTGGGCAATCTGAGCGGCCGTGGCACGATGGGTGCCGGCATGGGCCTGGGCGCCCGCCCCGCGCCGGAAGCCCCGGTCCAGGTCGGCCCCGCCGACTACGAGGCCTTCGAGCGCCTTCTCGCCCAGGTGAACGACGCCTGGACGCGCGAGGACATGGCCGCGCTGGGCCGCGTGGCCACGCCCGAGGTGGTGCAGTATTTCCGCGACGACCTGGCGGACCTCGCCGCGCGCGGCCTGAAGAACGAGACGACCGACACCAAGCTGGAGCAGGGCGACCTCGCCGAGGCCTGGCGCGAGGGGGCGCGTGAATACGCCACCGTCGCCATGCGCTACTCCATGATCGAGGTGACGCGCGAAATCGCCAGCGGCCGCGTGGTCGAGGGCAGCGCCACCGAGCGCGGCATGGGCACCGAGATCTGGACCTTCGTGCGTGTCCAGGGCGGCCCCTGGACCCTCTCCGCCATTCAGCCCGCGGGCTGA
- a CDS encoding RraA family protein has translation MTIGFRIKPITQRVSSALIQRAASIPVANIGDVMNRLQSFSGTFHPYGGRKRMVGPAFTVKARSGDNLMLHRAVDLAEPGDIIVCDGNGDLSVALMGDLMLGHAMVRGLAGTVLDGAVRDVSSLAKMEFGVWARGHTPAGPWKEGPGEIGTTISCGGQVVAPGDLICCDEDGIVVVPLEEAEAVITAAEAHQAKEIKSEADIKAGKWARGWVPEALKAKGCEGA, from the coding sequence ATGACCATCGGCTTTCGTATCAAGCCCATCACGCAACGCGTCTCGTCCGCGCTGATCCAGCGCGCCGCGTCCATTCCCGTGGCCAATATCGGCGACGTGATGAACCGCCTGCAAAGCTTCAGCGGCACCTTCCACCCCTATGGCGGGCGCAAGCGCATGGTGGGGCCGGCCTTCACGGTGAAGGCGCGCTCGGGCGACAACCTGATGCTGCACCGCGCGGTGGATCTGGCCGAACCCGGCGACATCATCGTCTGCGACGGCAATGGCGATCTGAGCGTGGCGCTGATGGGCGACCTGATGCTGGGCCACGCCATGGTGCGCGGCCTCGCCGGCACGGTGCTGGACGGCGCGGTGCGCGACGTGTCCTCGCTGGCCAAGATGGAATTCGGCGTCTGGGCGCGCGGCCACACCCCGGCGGGGCCCTGGAAGGAAGGCCCGGGCGAGATCGGCACCACCATCTCCTGCGGCGGCCAGGTGGTGGCCCCCGGTGACCTGATCTGCTGCGACGAGGACGGCATCGTGGTGGTGCCGCTGGAGGAAGCCGAGGCGGTGATCACCGCGGCCGAGGCGCACCAGGCCAAGGAGATCAAGTCCGAGGCCGACATCAAGGCGGGCAAGTGGGCCCGTGGCTGGGTGCCCGAGGCCCTGAAGGCCAAGGGCTGCGAAGGCGCCTGA
- a CDS encoding UDP-2,3-diacylglucosamine diphosphatase produces MDVRTVFISDLHLGTRGARSDMLLDFLSQVRCERLYLVGDIVDGWRLRKSWYWHAEFDAVIRAILDLAKNGTEVIYIPGNHDEMFREWLGLEVAGVKLMGEAEHLAADGRRYLVMHGDEFDGVIRYAKFLAYLGDKAYDTALIINQWFNFARRRLGYPYWSLSQWLKRQVKEAVKAIDRFEGALAVEARRRGLDGVICGHIHHPEMRMVQGILYMNDGDWVESCSALVEHHDGAFELLDWAAQQRERHLLREAVPA; encoded by the coding sequence ATGGACGTCCGCACGGTGTTCATCTCGGACCTGCATCTCGGCACGCGGGGCGCGCGCTCCGACATGCTGCTCGACTTCCTTTCCCAGGTGCGGTGCGAACGCCTCTATCTGGTGGGCGACATCGTGGATGGCTGGCGCCTCCGCAAATCCTGGTACTGGCACGCGGAGTTCGACGCGGTCATCCGCGCCATCCTGGACCTCGCCAAGAACGGCACCGAGGTGATCTACATCCCCGGCAACCACGACGAGATGTTCCGCGAATGGCTGGGCCTCGAAGTGGCCGGCGTGAAGCTGATGGGCGAGGCCGAGCACCTGGCCGCCGATGGAAGGCGCTACCTCGTCATGCATGGCGACGAGTTCGACGGCGTCATCCGCTATGCCAAGTTCCTGGCGTATCTGGGCGACAAGGCCTATGACACGGCGCTCATCATCAACCAATGGTTCAACTTCGCCCGCCGCCGCCTGGGCTATCCATACTGGTCGCTGAGCCAGTGGCTGAAGCGCCAGGTGAAGGAGGCGGTGAAGGCCATTGACCGCTTCGAGGGCGCGCTGGCGGTGGAGGCGCGGCGGCGCGGCCTGGACGGCGTGATCTGCGGCCACATCCATCACCCCGAGATGCGGATGGTGCAGGGCATCCTCTACATGAATGACGGCGACTGGGTGGAAAGCTGCTCCGCCCTGGTCGAGCACCATGACGGCGCCTTCGAACTGCTGGACTGGGCCGCGCAGCAGCGCGAGCGCCATTTGCTGCGCGAGGCGGTGCCGGCCTGA
- a CDS encoding glycosyltransferase family 4 protein → MRLVIITDAWRPQVNGVVRTLERVAGELVARGDTVEIIGPDRFANFPMPGYADIRLALRPRARLRALMDAARPEAVHIATEGPLGLAARALCRERGWQFTTSFHTRFAEYVTARTGIPPRFTWALLRRFHNAGAGVFAATPSLRDELSGRGFERILPWTRGVDLGLFSDQGERGTFADLPRPIFLYAGRVAVEKNITAFLSLDLPGSKVVVGDGPQRAALQSSYPRAHFAGWRHGAALADAYRAADVFVFPSRTDTFGLVLLEAMACGTPVAAYPVMGPRDVVGPAGVLDEDLGRAALAALDVPRATARAQAERFSWTSCATTFRDQLVPVEGPIAG, encoded by the coding sequence ATGCGTTTGGTTATCATCACCGATGCCTGGCGGCCCCAGGTCAACGGCGTGGTCCGCACGCTGGAGCGCGTGGCGGGCGAACTCGTGGCGCGCGGCGACACGGTCGAGATCATCGGCCCCGATCGCTTCGCCAACTTCCCCATGCCGGGCTATGCCGATATCCGCCTCGCGCTGCGGCCGCGCGCGCGGCTGCGCGCCCTGATGGACGCGGCCCGGCCCGAGGCCGTGCACATCGCCACCGAAGGCCCGCTCGGCCTCGCCGCGCGCGCGCTCTGCCGGGAGCGCGGCTGGCAGTTCACCACCAGCTTCCACACGCGCTTCGCCGAATACGTGACGGCGCGCACCGGCATTCCGCCGCGCTTCACCTGGGCGCTGCTGCGGCGCTTCCACAATGCCGGCGCCGGCGTCTTCGCCGCCACGCCCTCGCTGCGCGACGAACTCTCGGGGCGCGGCTTCGAGCGCATCCTGCCCTGGACGCGCGGCGTGGACCTCGGCCTCTTCTCCGACCAGGGCGAGCGCGGCACCTTCGCCGACCTGCCGCGGCCCATCTTCCTCTATGCCGGGCGCGTGGCGGTGGAGAAGAACATCACCGCCTTCCTCAGCCTCGACCTGCCGGGCAGCAAGGTGGTGGTGGGCGACGGGCCGCAACGCGCCGCCCTCCAATCGAGCTATCCGCGCGCGCATTTCGCCGGCTGGCGGCATGGCGCGGCCCTGGCCGACGCCTATCGCGCCGCCGATGTCTTCGTCTTCCCCTCGCGCACCGACACCTTCGGCCTGGTGCTGCTGGAGGCCATGGCCTGCGGCACGCCGGTCGCCGCCTATCCCGTGATGGGCCCGCGCGACGTGGTGGGCCCCGCCGGCGTGCTGGACGAGGATCTGGGCCGGGCGGCGCTGGCGGCGCTGGACGTGCCCCGCGCCACGGCCCGCGCCCAGGCCGAGCGCTTCTCCTGGACCTCCTGCGCCACCACCTTCCGCGACCAGCTGGTCCCGGTCGAGGGTCCTATCGCCGGTTGA
- a CDS encoding glycosyltransferase N-terminal domain-containing protein, with the protein MLRKLIRHPSVLAAGAWLLGAYLAFVYRTTRWELRGYDAAAASVQANGAVILSFWHENLPLMPWVVLECRRRGLLRRGHVLVSHHRDGMFIGRAVARFHVELAYGSSSRGGAAGLIALARLLEARESVAITPDGPRGPRRQAAAGVAELAASSGKAVVPIAGRCRHAIGIKSWDRMEIPLPFGRAHVVAGPPILVPPGAGRRPCPSSPPPWTRRPTPPTPPPGARGAEAVLMLRFWSVLTRLAAPLLRPHLRRRARRGKEEATRLPEREGHGAARPDGPLIWVHAASVGEVRALLPVMEALVAQAPRLHVLLTTGTVTSARQLPDWLSPALAARLTHRYAPLDVPGWVARFLDGWRPDAALRIESEIWPNTLEALRVRGVPVLLVNGRMSARSAALWRRFAPGLARRMLEGFRGIIPRSAEDAARFSALGATRLGPPGDLKFAADPLPADPARLEALRRAIGTRPVLLAASTHPGEEALVLAAAAELRGRFPDLLTILAPRHPERGAALAPEAPHRATGALPDAGPAYVADTMGELGLFYRLASVALVGGSLVPHGGQNPLEAARLGCPILLGPHMANFMEAVTALEAERGALRLPDAAALAPAVADVLTNPELSRSLVAGAARVAARMGGPAARLPERVAEAVLALLPDGGRG; encoded by the coding sequence ATGCTCCGAAAGCTGATCCGGCATCCTTCCGTGCTGGCCGCCGGGGCGTGGCTGCTGGGGGCCTATCTCGCCTTCGTCTATCGCACCACGCGGTGGGAGCTGCGCGGCTATGACGCCGCGGCCGCCTCGGTGCAGGCGAATGGCGCCGTCATCCTCTCCTTCTGGCATGAGAACCTGCCGTTGATGCCCTGGGTGGTGCTGGAATGCCGGCGCCGGGGGCTGCTGCGGCGCGGGCATGTGCTGGTGTCGCACCACCGGGATGGCATGTTCATCGGCCGCGCGGTGGCCCGCTTCCATGTGGAGCTGGCCTATGGCTCCTCCTCGCGCGGGGGGGCGGCTGGGCTGATCGCGCTGGCGCGGCTGCTGGAGGCGCGGGAATCCGTCGCCATCACGCCCGACGGGCCGCGCGGCCCGCGCCGCCAGGCCGCGGCGGGCGTGGCGGAGCTGGCCGCCAGCAGCGGCAAGGCCGTGGTGCCCATCGCCGGCCGCTGCCGCCACGCCATCGGCATCAAGAGCTGGGACCGCATGGAAATCCCGCTGCCCTTCGGCCGCGCCCATGTGGTCGCCGGCCCGCCCATCCTGGTGCCGCCGGGGGCGGGGAGGCGGCCTTGCCCGTCATCGCCGCCGCCATGGACGCGGCGGCCGACGCCGCCGACGCCGCCGCCGGGCGCCCGCGGCGCTGAGGCCGTCCTGATGCTCCGGTTCTGGTCCGTCCTCACCCGCCTCGCGGCGCCGCTGCTGCGCCCGCACCTGCGGCGCCGCGCGCGGCGCGGCAAGGAGGAGGCCACGCGCCTTCCCGAGCGCGAGGGCCATGGCGCGGCCCGGCCCGACGGCCCGCTCATCTGGGTCCATGCCGCCAGCGTGGGCGAGGTGCGCGCCCTGCTGCCCGTGATGGAGGCGCTGGTGGCGCAAGCCCCGCGCCTGCATGTGCTGCTGACCACCGGCACCGTCACCTCCGCGCGGCAATTGCCCGACTGGCTCTCGCCCGCGCTGGCCGCCCGGCTCACGCACCGCTACGCGCCGCTGGACGTGCCCGGCTGGGTGGCGCGCTTCCTCGATGGCTGGCGCCCCGACGCGGCGCTGCGGATCGAGAGCGAGATCTGGCCCAACACGCTGGAGGCGCTGCGCGTGCGGGGGGTGCCCGTGCTGCTGGTGAACGGGCGCATGTCCGCGCGGAGTGCGGCCCTGTGGCGGCGCTTCGCCCCCGGCCTGGCGCGGCGGATGCTGGAGGGGTTTCGCGGCATCATCCCCCGCTCGGCCGAGGATGCGGCGCGGTTTTCGGCGCTGGGCGCCACGCGGCTTGGCCCGCCGGGTGACCTCAAATTCGCGGCGGACCCCCTGCCGGCGGACCCGGCCAGGCTGGAGGCGCTGCGCCGGGCCATCGGCACCCGCCCCGTGCTGCTGGCCGCCAGCACCCATCCGGGCGAGGAGGCGCTGGTGCTGGCGGCGGCGGCCGAACTGCGCGGCCGCTTCCCGGACCTGCTGACCATCCTGGCCCCCCGCCACCCGGAGCGCGGCGCGGCCCTGGCCCCGGAAGCGCCCCACCGCGCCACGGGCGCGCTGCCCGATGCCGGACCCGCCTATGTGGCGGACACCATGGGCGAACTCGGGCTGTTCTACCGCCTGGCCTCGGTGGCGCTGGTGGGCGGCAGCCTGGTGCCGCATGGCGGGCAGAACCCGCTGGAGGCGGCGCGACTGGGCTGCCCCATCCTCCTCGGCCCGCACATGGCGAATTTCATGGAGGCGGTGACGGCATTGGAGGCCGAGCGCGGCGCGCTGCGCCTGCCCGATGCCGCGGCGCTGGCACCGGCCGTTGCCGATGTGCTAACGAATCCGGAATTGTCCCGGTCCCTGGTGGCCGGGGCCGCACGGGTCGCGGCGCGGATGGGCGGCCCGGCGGCCCGGCTGCCCGAGCGGGTGGCGGAGGCGGTGCTGGCCCTGCTGCCCGATGGCGGCCGGGGCTGA
- the lpxK gene encoding tetraacyldisaccharide 4'-kinase: MACAPLPHRGDLCGGDGAAHGAAGLGGPRARLLLRRRHGRGAGKTTLALDLGRRLSTLGVSAHFLMRGYGGSVKGPLRVRPEEHGSEQVGDEALLLAALAPTWVSADRAAGAQLAVEAGAGAIIMDDGLQNPTLTKTLSLLTIDGNYGFGNGRVIPAGPLREPVAMAAARCAAAVLIGSDETGALSALPPGMPVLRGDLAPGPEMEALVGENVFAFCGIANPRKFLNTLRVGGAVLAGSECFADHYPYDEGDMRALLDRAAGLNAIPVTTRKDWVRIPAAFRDQVRVVSVGLVWEAESAAMLDAMLAAQFQPVVA; this comes from the coding sequence GTGGCCTGTGCTCCTCTCCCCCATCGCGGCGATCTATGCGGGGGCGACGGCGCGGCGCATGGCGCGGCCGGGCTGGGAGGCCCCCGTGCCCGTCTTCTGCTGCGGCGGCGCCACGGCCGGGGGGCGGGCAAGACCACGCTGGCGCTCGATCTTGGCCGGCGGCTGTCCACCCTGGGCGTCTCGGCGCATTTCCTCATGCGGGGCTATGGCGGCAGCGTGAAGGGCCCGCTGCGCGTCCGCCCGGAGGAGCATGGCAGCGAACAGGTGGGCGACGAGGCGCTGCTGCTGGCGGCCTTGGCCCCCACCTGGGTCAGCGCCGACCGTGCCGCCGGCGCGCAGCTCGCCGTCGAGGCGGGGGCGGGCGCCATCATCATGGATGACGGGCTGCAGAACCCGACGCTGACCAAGACGCTCTCCCTGCTGACCATTGATGGCAATTACGGCTTCGGCAATGGCCGCGTGATCCCGGCCGGGCCGCTGCGCGAGCCCGTGGCCATGGCCGCCGCCCGCTGCGCCGCCGCCGTGCTGATCGGATCGGACGAGACGGGGGCGCTGTCGGCCCTGCCGCCCGGCATGCCCGTGCTGCGCGGCGACCTGGCGCCGGGGCCGGAGATGGAGGCGCTGGTGGGCGAGAATGTCTTCGCCTTCTGCGGCATCGCCAACCCACGCAAATTCCTCAACACGCTGCGGGTGGGCGGCGCGGTGCTGGCGGGCAGCGAATGCTTCGCCGACCACTACCCCTATGACGAGGGCGATATGCGCGCCCTGCTGGACCGCGCGGCCGGGCTGAACGCCATCCCCGTCACCACGCGCAAGGATTGGGTCCGCATCCCGGCCGCGTTCCGGGATCAGGTGCGGGTGGTCAGCGTGGGGCTGGTGTGGGAGGCGGAATCGGCGGCGATGCTGGACGCGATGCTGGCGGCGCAGTTTCAGCCGGTGGTGGCGTAG
- a CDS encoding TetR/AcrR family transcriptional regulator: MLERPPPPDAPTRILDAAERIVQARGVTALTLEAAAREAGVSKGGLLYHFASKEALLAGMLNRLADGVAAEFEAVLEAQPPHPARTTRAILAWTFDDPHMVCEQHQRAAAVFLAAFHHDPALLDPIRRVFAHIRDRLRQDALPPGHALAIMAAGDGLFMGRIFGMYTMDAEELAAMRAALEHLAQPRAGSP, encoded by the coding sequence ATGCTGGAACGCCCCCCGCCCCCTGACGCGCCCACCCGCATCCTCGACGCCGCCGAGCGCATCGTGCAGGCGCGCGGCGTCACCGCGCTCACGCTGGAGGCCGCGGCGCGCGAGGCGGGCGTGTCAAAGGGCGGCTTGCTCTACCATTTCGCCTCCAAGGAGGCGCTGCTGGCCGGCATGCTGAACCGCCTGGCCGATGGCGTCGCCGCCGAGTTCGAGGCGGTGCTGGAGGCCCAGCCCCCGCACCCCGCCCGCACCACCCGCGCCATCCTGGCCTGGACCTTCGACGACCCGCATATGGTGTGCGAGCAGCACCAGCGCGCCGCCGCCGTCTTCCTCGCCGCCTTCCACCATGACCCGGCGCTGCTGGACCCCATCCGCCGCGTCTTCGCCCATATCCGCGACAGGCTGCGCCAGGACGCGCTGCCGCCGGGCCATGCGCTGGCCATCATGGCCGCCGGCGACGGGCTCTTCATGGGCCGCATCTTCGGCATGTACACGATGGACGCGGAGGAACTGGCCGCCATGCGCGCCGCCCTCGAACATCTGGCCCAGCCGCGGGCGGGGTCGCCATGA
- a CDS encoding HlyD family efflux transporter periplasmic adaptor subunit, whose amino-acid sequence MKRPLLLAVVLGAAALGGAWLMLGQGAPPPEPAPPAATLPEAMGVGALGRVEPASRIRRLNQPGGMNVSRLAALHVEEGQEVVAGQLLAEFADVAQKDAAIAKARGNLAEQRAALLRTREAARPSEREAQRARIESLAAQVELARREAARATRLVPSGAGAEAAAERARFSLARLEAERAQAEAELATLSAPRPEDLALAEARVAVAEATLAQAEADAELSRVRAPIAGTILRIFARPGDQVGNDGLMEMADLSRMEVVADVFETDVARLRLGAAAEIIIPGEARRLPATLSEIGWQVRRTTQAGTDPVAAVDARTVEVRLTLSEEAAALVRRRSNMQVQVAIRPNGTTPLAARR is encoded by the coding sequence ATGAAGCGCCCCCTTCTGCTGGCCGTCGTGCTGGGGGCCGCCGCGCTGGGCGGCGCCTGGCTCATGCTGGGCCAGGGCGCCCCGCCGCCCGAACCCGCCCCGCCCGCCGCGACCCTGCCCGAGGCCATGGGCGTGGGCGCGCTGGGCCGCGTCGAGCCCGCCTCGCGCATCCGCCGGCTGAACCAGCCGGGGGGGATGAACGTCTCGCGCCTCGCCGCCCTGCATGTGGAGGAGGGGCAGGAGGTCGTGGCCGGCCAGTTGCTCGCCGAATTCGCGGATGTGGCGCAGAAGGACGCCGCCATCGCCAAGGCGCGCGGCAATCTCGCGGAACAGCGCGCGGCCCTTCTGCGCACGCGCGAAGCCGCCCGCCCCTCCGAACGCGAGGCCCAGCGCGCCCGCATCGAGAGCCTGGCCGCCCAGGTGGAACTGGCCCGGCGCGAGGCGGCGCGGGCCACGCGCCTCGTGCCCTCCGGCGCCGGGGCCGAGGCGGCGGCCGAACGCGCCCGCTTCTCCCTGGCGCGGCTGGAGGCGGAGCGCGCCCAGGCCGAGGCCGAACTCGCCACCCTCAGCGCCCCGCGCCCCGAGGATCTGGCCCTGGCCGAGGCGCGCGTGGCCGTGGCCGAGGCGACGCTGGCCCAGGCCGAGGCCGATGCCGAACTCTCCCGCGTGCGGGCGCCCATCGCCGGCACCATCCTGCGCATCTTCGCCCGGCCGGGCGACCAGGTGGGCAATGACGGGCTGATGGAGATGGCCGACCTCAGCCGCATGGAGGTGGTGGCCGATGTCTTCGAGACGGATGTGGCCCGCCTGCGCCTGGGCGCCGCGGCCGAGATCATCATTCCCGGCGAGGCTCGCCGCCTGCCCGCCACGCTGAGCGAGATCGGCTGGCAGGTGCGCCGCACCACCCAGGCCGGCACCGACCCGGTGGCGGCGGTGGACGCCCGCACGGTGGAGGTGCGCCTGACCCTCTCCGAGGAGGCCGCCGCCCTGGTGCGCCGGCGCAGCAACATGCAGGTGCAGGTGGCCATCCGTCCCAATGGCACCACGCCGCTGGCGGCCCGCCGATGA